A window of the Schlesneria paludicola DSM 18645 genome harbors these coding sequences:
- a CDS encoding prenyltransferase/squalene oxidase repeat-containing protein, with the protein MTRVIFATLFFFGTLSSIVWAGDPAQDNDTAVRDAVSRSLPFLEKEGVAWMDGHGCMSCHHVPFLLWSHRSAQAQGFTVDSQKLAEWDEWTRKDSLANRILFRLRSYDLGRPEAATLPLAVKDKLKPLIARPFQAEAEFLAELTPLLTEDEMKSHRATVLKISERTVDIFDRVGGGLEALGPLLIASQGTASVLTQPEFRDGVIDLMSQIQLADGSWTTGGQFAGMRRWTLPTAYQTTTMWTTLALASYDTPDLKRSASIQKAIAYQRQQTPNPDNREWLAMRLLFEHQFGSAETVAKLRQQLLDVRNGDGVWGWEKGVPSDALTTGLAIYVLAKVRAGDDSSVFRDARKWLLASQQSDGSWLTPAKNFTKSTDPERLRVRDEIYHYWGTAWVAIGLLETLGKSGS; encoded by the coding sequence CAACGATACTGCGGTTCGGGATGCCGTGTCACGCAGCCTTCCCTTCCTGGAAAAAGAGGGAGTGGCCTGGATGGATGGTCACGGCTGCATGTCTTGCCATCATGTGCCGTTCCTGCTGTGGTCGCATCGATCGGCGCAGGCTCAAGGCTTCACGGTCGATTCCCAGAAGTTGGCGGAGTGGGACGAGTGGACTCGGAAGGATTCGCTCGCAAATCGCATTCTGTTCCGGTTGCGGAGTTACGACCTCGGCAGACCCGAAGCGGCGACGCTGCCGCTGGCCGTGAAAGACAAGCTCAAGCCGCTGATCGCACGCCCGTTCCAAGCTGAAGCTGAATTCCTTGCGGAGCTGACGCCGCTGCTGACTGAAGACGAAATGAAGTCGCATCGGGCGACCGTGCTGAAGATTTCCGAGCGGACAGTTGACATATTCGATCGCGTTGGGGGCGGTCTCGAGGCCCTTGGCCCATTGCTGATCGCAAGTCAAGGGACTGCGAGTGTTCTGACTCAACCTGAATTTCGCGACGGCGTGATCGACCTGATGAGCCAGATTCAGTTGGCGGACGGCTCGTGGACGACGGGTGGTCAGTTCGCCGGAATGCGCCGCTGGACGCTTCCTACGGCATATCAAACGACCACGATGTGGACGACGCTCGCACTTGCTTCTTACGACACACCAGATCTGAAGAGATCTGCGTCGATTCAGAAAGCCATTGCTTATCAACGGCAACAGACGCCGAATCCCGATAATCGCGAATGGTTGGCGATGCGGCTCTTGTTTGAGCATCAATTCGGGTCGGCCGAGACTGTCGCGAAACTGCGTCAACAATTGCTGGATGTTCGGAACGGCGACGGCGTGTGGGGGTGGGAAAAAGGTGTACCAAGCGATGCCCTCACGACCGGCCTGGCGATCTACGTTTTGGCGAAGGTCCGAGCTGGAGACGACTCGTCAGTCTTTCGAGACGCTCGCAAATGGCTGCTCGCGTCGCAGCAATCCGACGGTTCCTGGCTGACTCCGGCCAAGAACTTCACGAAGTCCACCGATCCTGAACGCCTGAGGGTTCGCGACGAAATCTATCATTACTGGGGCACCGCCTGGGTTGCGATCGGGTTGCTGGAAACGCTGGGAAAGTCAGGCTCGTAA